The DNA window CGTTTCGCTACGTGGGCGTTACGAGCAGACGAGGCGGATTTGCGATGAGCGCTGGCGCGAAGAGCGGAGAGCGGCAGATGAGCGCTGGCGCGAAGAGCGGAGAGCACAGATGACAGACCTTGTTCATGAGATCGACCTGATCGCGTTGGCCGAACGCGGCGCGGCGGAACTCGACGGTGCCAGTGCGAATGACCTGCTGCGCTGGACCGACGAGAACTTCGGCGGTAACTACATCGTGGCGTCCAACATGCAGGACGCGGTGCTCGTCGACCTGGCGGCCAAGGTGCGCCCCGGAGTCGACGTGCTGTTCCTGGACACCGGCTACCACTTCGTCGAGACGATCGGCACCCGGGACGCCGTCGAGGCCGTCTACGACATCAACGTCGTCAACGTGACACCGGAGAACAGCGTGGCCAAGCAGGACGAGCTGTTCGGCAAGGATCTGTTCGCGCGCGAAGCCAGTGAGTGCTGCCGGATGCGCAAGGTCGAACCGCTCTCCAAGGCGCTGCGCGGCTATTCCGCTTGGGTCACCGGCATCCGTCGGGTCGAGGCACCGACGCGGGCCAACGCGCCGCTCATCAGCTGGGACAAGGCTTTCGGACTGGTGAAGATCAACCCGATAGCAGCGTGGTCGGACGAAGACATGCAGAACTACATCGACGCCAACGATGTGCTCGTCAATCCGCTGGTCTTCGAAGGCTATCCGTCGATCGGCTGCGCGCCCTGCACGGCCAAGCCGGTCGAGGGCGCAGACCCGCGCAGTGGCCGGTGGGCGGGCCAGACCAAGACGGAATGTGGGCTGCACGCGTCGTGACGCTGGTTTTGGCGGCACACGGCAGCGTCGACCCCCGCTCGGCGGCGGTGACGCATGCCGTGGCCGGTCGGATCCGGCGGCTGCGGCCCTGGCTCGACGTCCGACCCGCGTTTCTCGAGAAGACCGGCCCGACCCTGAACGACGTGCTGGCGGATGTTCCGTCGGCCGTCGTCGTGCCGTTCCTGTTGGCCGACGCCTATCACGCGAGCGTGGACATCCCCGAGATGATCGAGAACTCCGGCGCCGCGGTGGAGCAAGCTGAAGTGCTGGGCGAAGATCCCGCTCTGCTGTGGGTGTTGCGGCAGCGGCTGTCTGAGATCGGGGTGTCGCCCGAAGCCGATGGCCTTGGTGTGATGGTCGTCGCGGTCGGCTCGTCGAACGCGGCCGCCAACGCCAGGACGTCGAACGTGGCACGTGCCCTGAGCGTCGGAACCCGTTGG is part of the Mycolicibacterium tusciae JS617 genome and encodes:
- a CDS encoding phosphoadenylyl-sulfate reductase, encoding MTDLVHEIDLIALAERGAAELDGASANDLLRWTDENFGGNYIVASNMQDAVLVDLAAKVRPGVDVLFLDTGYHFVETIGTRDAVEAVYDINVVNVTPENSVAKQDELFGKDLFAREASECCRMRKVEPLSKALRGYSAWVTGIRRVEAPTRANAPLISWDKAFGLVKINPIAAWSDEDMQNYIDANDVLVNPLVFEGYPSIGCAPCTAKPVEGADPRSGRWAGQTKTECGLHAS
- a CDS encoding sirohydrochlorin chelatase; this encodes MWAARVVTLVLAAHGSVDPRSAAVTHAVAGRIRRLRPWLDVRPAFLEKTGPTLNDVLADVPSAVVVPFLLADAYHASVDIPEMIENSGAAVEQAEVLGEDPALLWVLRQRLSEIGVSPEADGLGVMVVAVGSSNAAANARTSNVARALSVGTRWAGAEVAFATRPHPTVAEAADRLRARGARDLVFAPWFLAHGVITDRVASYAAAHGVPMAEPLGSHNLVAATVLDRFDACNVGSTTAAA